The nucleotide sequence TCTGTCTGCAGATAGATCTAATGATCCTGATCAAATCAGACAGCGCCGTAACGTGAAAGACAGGAACAGTCTGCTGCTGCGGAGAGTGGGAtgcttcctgtatgtgtgtgggtAGCTCCCTACTGAGTCCCACTGTCTGCTCCCAGCTATCAGACTGCTATCGGTCCTTGTCACTGGTCTTAACATTTCTGTTTTCTGTCACTACCATACAATAATTTTTCTCTTTGTGCATAATAAATCACAGTATAAGACGTTGTATATTCTTCCTCTTTCTACTTGTATTTGTTTCTGCtcaaacctctccttctctcatCTTAGTTTTGTTTGATTTCTTTGCATTTCTCTTTTCTCTTTTGTTTGCTCCTAATGCACAGAGATACATGTATGAAATCTAGTGCACTCGCAAAGCAGATAAAATGTATAAAATCTAGTGCATACGCAAAGCAGATGATGTATAAAATCTAGTGCACACACAAAGCAGATGACATGTATGAAATATAGTGCACACACAAGGCAGATGACTTATGAAATCTAGTGCACACACAAAGCTGATGACATGTAAGAAATGTAGTGCATACACAAGGCAGATCTAGTGCACATGCACAGCAGATGATATGTATGAAATCTAGTGCACACACAAGGGAGATGTGTACTATCATCTTCCTGGATGCTAGAaaacttttttgcacttttgcatgCAGTAGATCTCATACATGACGTTTTATCCTTTTGTGTTTATGCTGTACCTATAGCTTTCCTTATATTATCTGGATGGGCAGGGAATGAACCTAATCCTTGCCCTCCCGTACCTTGCCATGTGCCGTAGTAGTTTTGCAGCTTGTGCTTGGTAAAGGCGCCATAGATGGAAGTGTGTCCTCCCCATGTCATAGCACtagcggggtgggggtgggggtcatgtattttccccacatcatcacaccagcagggggcagtgtgtcctccccacatcatcacaccaacgGAGGGCAATGTGTCCTCCCTATGTCATCATACCAGCAGAGGGCATGTGTCCTCCCCATGCATTACACCAGCGGGGGTCAGTGCGTCTTCCCCACGACATCACAAcagcgcggggggtggggggcgggagtgcagtgtgtcctccccatgtCATAGCACCAGCAAGGGGGGCATGTATTCTCCAcaccatcacaccagcagggggcagtgtgtcctccccacatcatcttAACAGCaggagcagtgtgtcctccataCATCATCAGAccagcaggggggcagtgtgtcctcaccacatcatcacaccagcaggggcagtGCAGTGAATCTTCctcacattatcacaccagcggggtacagtgtgtcctccccacatcatcagacCAGCGTGGGGGCAGTGTTTCCTCCCGACGTAATCACACCAGCGGAGGAAAGTGCGTCTTCCCCATGTCATTGCACCAGCAGAGGGTGGTGTGTCCTTCCTACATCATCACAACAGTGGGGATGGGTGTattctccccacatcatcacaccagcagggggcagtgtgtcctccccacttGTAATGGAGAAGCCACCTGTGTGTCCACATAACAGGGAAACTGTGGGAGCTACTTGTGCTTGTCAGCGAATTACACGAGCCTACTAGTGGGAACTGACTGGAGCATGTCCACTATGTCTGCCCTCGTGTAACTGCTCCTCCCAACATCTCCTAACAGCTTGGTCAGAACAACCTAGATGGCAGCAGTTTATAGGAAGAaccatcctgcttctctcagTCCAGTGATGCTTCTTCTCATAGTGTCAATCGAGCAAAATGCCTTTGACTGTGTCATATAGACATACACTACCCTGAAGTAGGTTCTGAGaagttgttccccccccccccccccccccttaaatagCGAAGCACATAAGACCTAGTATCTAATCTTCCTACATCATTACACGTCTGCTTGACGAATGTAGTATGAGTTTTGGACCAATCGGATTTCTGTTAAGGTGTCAGCGAGTATTTATTACTGCAGGCCACCTCTTTGCAATGTAAGGGCCCTGTCATATCTGCTTAAGAGAATGCATCATGCCTCCATTTATCAACACTTTTGGGGGGCTGTGTTCCCTACCACCAGCTTGTTCCGCTGCCACCTATTTGCTTATAGCAGTGAATATTCCCTGCTTGCTTGCTTGCTCCCTTCCCTCTgactctccttctcctcctctgacaGACATCAACCTTAACTCTCCCAACAAAGGTTTGCTGTCAGACACCATGACGGACGTCCCCGTGGGCCCCGCAGGAACACGAGTGCCAGCTGATGCTGCTGGCGGAGTGCTGCCAGAGGGTATGACTGAGGCCGAGGCGGAGGAACTGCGCTGTGAGCTTGTTAAGGTACGTCCCTATACTGTAAGGGGAAGCTGGAAATGTAACATGCATACGGGTTGTCTGCCATAGGAGTGCAAGTCAGGGTAACTTAGGAAAGTAACTGAAGAGAATTGCACTGTGATGATCACAGATGATTCCTATAGAAAAGGTTTGTTACACGGTAGCATAGAAGTCGTCTTCTAGCCTCTGCTGGTGTAAACAGCCTGACCTCTGCTGGCCATTGTGCATATTGCACCCACACATCTTTTAGGATCTACTAAACCTGCAGTAAATAAGCGCCATTTATCAGAGATCAATAAATATCAGAGACCGCAGTAATGTGATAATGCCTTTGTTCtgtaggtggaggaggagatcctTACCCTGCGCCAGGTTCTGGCCGCCAAGGAGCATCATGCAACAGAGCTGAAGAGAAAGCTGGGACAGACCCCACTAAACCAGCTCAAGCTCAACATCTCCAAGAGTCTGCATGAAGTTCAGATGTCTAATGCGTGAGTTGTCACTTTGTAATAACCTGTAAAGGGGATTTACCTGGCATTACATCTTTAATAGGGGACctcaatgggcactgtcacttcaaATAAAACTTTTGAAACGTCAGAAGTTTTGACCAGTCAGGGTGTTCATATCCCCCCCACGATCATTAGATAAAGTCAAAAGACTCGCTCGGCTGAGCGCTTCACTCCCCACCTCGCTGTCTCTACCCTCTCACTGCAGTAGGCAGTTTCCATTTCAAGTCTATGGAGAACATGTGCTGCAGcgagccaggaagtgaagcatatAGTAAAGCACTTCTCTTGGCTCTTTCTAATGATCACTAAGACACTAAGGGccaaatttattaaagggtgtaaaatttagactggtgcaaactccacatagtaaccaattacagctcagctttcagctcaggtaaaatgaaagagttgtgattggtcgctgtgggcagtttgcaccagtctaaattttacaccctttgataaatcaccccctaaaACTTGTATACTTGGAATTACCCCTTTACCatttatccacaggataagggggtctgactgctgtaacccaaagtacagt is from Dendropsophus ebraccatus isolate aDenEbr1 chromosome 14, aDenEbr1.pat, whole genome shotgun sequence and encodes:
- the TPD52L2 gene encoding tumor protein D54 isoform X1 → MDPGGQDINLNSPNKGLLSDTMTDVPVGPAGTRVPADAAGGVLPEGMTEAEAEELRCELVKVEEEILTLRQVLAAKEHHATELKRKLGQTPLNQLKLNISKSLHEVQMSNAYVKTSEKLGEWNEKMTQSDVYKKTQETLSTASQKTTAALSTMGTAITRKLGDMRNSATFKSFEDRVVNLKSRGSTDGENGGQNLHSPDNKSQDSAPF
- the TPD52L2 gene encoding tumor protein D54 isoform X3 yields the protein MDPGGQDINLNSPNKGLLSDTMTDVPVGPAGTRVPADAAGGVLPEGMTEAEAEELRCELVKVEEEILTLRQVLAAKEHHATELKRKLGQTPLNQLKLNISKSLHEVQMSNAYKKTQETLSTASQKTTAALSTMGTAITRKLGDMRNSATFKSFEDRVVNLKSRGSTDGENGGQNLHSPDNKSQDSAPF
- the TPD52L2 gene encoding tumor protein D54 isoform X5 codes for the protein MDPGGQDINLNSPNKGLLSDTMTDVPVGPAGTRVPADAAGGVLPEGMTEAEAEELRCELVKVEEEILTLRQVLAAKEHHATELKRKLGQTPLNQLKLNISKSLHEVQMSNAYKKTQETLSTASQKTTAALSTMGTAITRKLGDMR